In Acinetobacter wanghuae, the sequence CAGATGAACGTGGCACGGTCGCATGGAACCATGCATTTACCGCCTGATCACCCAAGCTCATGAGACCGAGCGTTTGCGGATTTGATGCTTCTAATAGCCAAATGGTAATAAAAGCAAAAAGATTCAATCCACAGATGGTGGTGATAATCAGCTTGCTATTGGTGCTGAGTTTTTTCCAACGTTTATGGCGTTTGACATCCATCAGAACCAAAAAGCCCACACCGCCAATGATGTACAGCATACTAATGGTAAAGGTAATGAAATACTGACCCGAGAAGCTCATTAAACTATTGGGAAATAATGAGAACCCGCCATTATTAAACGCGGAAATACTATAAAACGCAGCATAGAAAAAGGCTTGGTTAAAATTATAGTCTTGCATCCACGCGATGGTTAGAATAATCGTACCGATCGCTTCAAAAAAGAGTGAATACAGGAAAACTGCTTTAATGGTATAGGTCACTTTTTTAAGACTGGTTTGCCCAATGGATTCTTGCGCCATCACTTGTTGCTTTAAACCGAGCTTTGGCGCAAGGCTCATCACCGCCAAAATAGCGAAAGTCATAAAACCCAAACCGCCACATTGCAACAGCAGCATAATGACCACTTTTCCAAAAACGGTATAGGCTTCACCAATGTTCACTACAGAAAGCCCCGTGATGGTGACAGCAGAAGTGGCAGTGAAAATGGATTGTAGCCATGTGACATCATTATGATGGGCAAAAGGCAGCATGAGTAAAGCAGAGCCAATCACGATTAAAATAAAAAAGCCCAGTGCTAATAAACTTGGTGGGCTGAGATTAATCGTTCGATTTTTTTCAATGATCTTTTTCATGCGTGCTTAAAGTACTTTGAAAGACGGCGTAGCGGTTCTAATAAACCCTCGACCACTAAAAAGTCATCAGTTTGTAAAATTAAATGAGGGTCTAAGCTGTATTGCAGGGTGTCGCCACGCTTATGCATTAAAGTTCTTACCTCAGGGACATGATCCATCAGTTGATGTAAACGCATGCCATTTTGATCTGCATGAATCTGAATTTTAACAATGAAATGATCATCTTCAAGTGCCATATAACGACTGACCATGGGGTAACTTAAAGACTGAGCAATGCGCACACCCATATCTTCTTCAGGATGAATGATCTTATTCACGCCCAAATGGGTCAAAATCATATGATGCGCTTTAGATTTGGCTTTGACCCAAATTTTTTCAACACCCATGTTCTTTAAATGTAAGACACACAAAATACTGGCTTCAATATCTTCACCAATGGCAACGACCACTGCTTCGCATTTTTGTACATTCAGTTCATCGAGCACATGTTCATCTGTCGCATCGGCAATCACGGCATGACTGAGCTGCTCAGAAATATTTTCAACATATTTTTTATTTAAATCGATGCCGATCACATCATGATTCAGACTCATCAGTTGGGTGGCAACCGTGGCTCCGAAACTGCCTAAGCCAATCACAGCGAATAATGCCATGGATGTTTAATCCTCTTCGTACTTCAATATGTATTTAAAAACTGCTGAAATTTTGCCATAAATTTTAAAGATTTAATCTAATCAACTTCATTTTAATTGTAGTTATCGAGTTAATCCGTTGCTTATTCAAACATAAAAAAACCGCCTCGAAAGACGGTTTTAAAACATTAAACGCTTATTTTAAGAAACGTTGATAACCTAAGTTGTTGGTAATTTCAAGATATGGATAAGTAATGCTTTCCAAGGTTTTAATCAAACCATCTGGGTTTTGCTGCGCATCTTCTGCTTCTAAGCCCACCAAGACACGACCTTCCGCTGCACCGTGGTTACGGTAGTGGAACAGGGTAATGTTATGTGTTGGACCCAGACGCTCTAAGAAAGTCAGCAACGCACCTGGGCGTTCAGGGAATTCCACACGGAATAGGCGTTCATTCTCGATATCGGCATGACCACCGATCAAATAACGAATATGCAATTTTGCGACTTCATCATCCGATAAATCATCGACGTCATATTGGAATTTCAATGTTTCATAGATTTCTTGACGTTCTTTTTCGCCATTTTTTAGACTAATGCCAACAAAGACTTGCGCTGCTGTGGCATCACTAGCACGGTAGTTAAATTCAGTAATATTACGACCTTGTAGTGCACGGCAGAATTTTAAGAACGCGCCTTTTTCTTCAGGAATAGTGACAGCAAAAATCGCTTCTTTACGTTCACCGAGTTCTGTGCGCTCTGCGATATAACGTAGGCGGTCGAAGTTCATGTTGGCACCGCACACGATCGACACCATATTTTTGCCTGTCAGACCATGTTCAGCGACATATTTTTTGATCCCTGCTAAAGCCATCGCACCTGATGGCTCAACAATACTACGGCATTCGTCATAGGTGTCTTTAATGGCTGCACAGATTTCGTCTGTATTAACAAGCACAACATTCGGCTCAACAATTGGCCCTGAATTGTCAGACTTTTGCAGACGAATCACATCAAATGGTTTTTCACCAATTTGTGCAACTGCTGTGCCATCGGCAAATAAACCTACAGACGGTAATATCACACGTTCATTGGCTTCTAAAGCAGCTTTTAAACAAGCAGATTCGTCATACTCGACAGGAATGACTTTAACATGTGGTGCAACATCACCTAAATAAGCCGCAACACCTGCGATTAAGCCGCCACCGCCTACTGCGACGAATACATACTCTACGTCACGCCATTGACGTAAAATTTCATTGGCAATCGTACCTTGACCTGCCATAACGAGTTCATCGTCATAAGGTGGAATAAAGGTCATCCCATCTTCTGCTGCGCGTGCAATCGCGTATTTATTTGCAACATCAAATGAATCGCCATGCAGTAAAACTTCACCGCCTAGGCGTTTTACCGCTTGAACTTTAATATCCGGTGTAGTCTTTGGCATGACAATAATCGCACGGATACCGAGTTTTTTGCCAGATAATGCTACGCCTTGTGCATGATTACCTGCAGATGCCGTAATGACACCACGTTCAAGTTGCTCTTTTGGCAATTGGCTAATTCGGTTGTACGCACCACGAAGTTTAAATGAGAAAACGGGTTGCAGATCTTCACGTTTAAAGCGGATGTTGTTATTGAGTCGTTCGCTAATTCGTGGCGCTGCCTCTAGAGGGGTTTCGATTGCAACATCGTAGACTGTTGCTTGTAATATTTGTCGAACCAAACGAGACAGCATGTTAATTTTCCATCTAACAGTTTAAAATAGTCGCTTATTGTAACAAACCATGTGGCTTAGCGGGTCAAAAATACTGCTAAAGTCCAAATTAGTTGAGTGAAGTCATGAGTCTATATGCAACCCAAGATGAGAAAAAGCAAGCTGCAGCCAAAGCGGCTTTAAAACACTTACCAAAAGGCGGCATTTTAGGCGTAGGTACAGGTAGTACTGTAAACTTCTTAATTGATCTTCTCCCAGAGCTTCAATTGGAAGCAGCTGTTGCAAGTTCTGAAGCAACTGCACAGCGTTTAAAAAAATTAGGTATTGAAGTGGTCGACATGAACTCTGTTTCAGGTCTTGACGCTTATGTGGATGGCGCAGACGAAATTGATCGTCATATGCACATGATTAAAGGTGGTGGTGCTGCACTGACTCGTGAAAAAATTGTTGCGTCTATTGCGAAAAAATTCGTATGTATCGTCGATGATTCAAAATGGGTGGAACAGTTGGGTCGTGAATTCCCACTCCCTGTAGAAGTGATTCCAATGGCGCGTTCTGCTGTAGCACGTAAAATTGTCTCTTTAGGTGGTGATCCTACTTACCGTGAAGGTGTAGTGACAGATAACGGTAATGTGATTTTAGACGTGCATAACTTGAATATCTTAAATGCACTTGAGGTTGAAAAAACACTGAACGATGTTCCAGGTGTGGTATGTAACGGGATCTTTGCATTAAACAAAGCAGATATTGCGATTGTTGCAACAGATAACGGTATTGAAGAACGTACTGCGGTTTAATTTTAATTTCCTGACAAAATAATCCCTCTAAATCTCCCTTTAAGAAAGGGAGACTTTAAAGCCCCTCTTTTACAAAGAGGGGTGTGGGGAGATTAAAAAAAGAACAACAATGACTCTATCCGAACTTCCTGAAATTCAAATCACCCGAAATCTACGCTCAACTCGGCTACGTCTACGCATAGATGGTCAGCAGATTAAACTGACGGCACCTGTATTTTGTACTCAACGCCAAATTCAAAATTTTATTCAGCAATCTGAAAGCTGGATGATCAAAACATGGCAGGCACAACAAGAAAAAAATCAACAGATTGATCGAAGTCTGCCGCTTGAATTAAAGTTATTTAATCGCGCTGCTCCCATTCAAATTACCTACCAAAGCCAAAAGCAAAACTTTATCTTTGACGATCAACAAAATTGTGTGGCTATCAGTGATCGTTATCCTGAAAGTTATTTAAAACAGTTTGTTATTGCATATGCGAAACAATATTTACCGCCGTATTTGCATCAGGTATCGCTTGAATGCGGGTTGTCATACCAAGTATGTCATATTCGTCAGCCCAAAACACGTTGGGGGAGTTGTTCTGCTAAACAGAATATTATGCTCAACAGTGGTCTTATTCTATTTGATGAGTCAATTGTGCGTTATCTTTGTGTACATGAACTTGCGCATACGCAGTACTTTGATCATAGTGTGCGCTTTTGGTCTTTGGTGCAAAAGTTTGATCCTAACCATAAAGTACATCGACAGATTCTAAAAAATACATCAATGCCATATTGGTGGTCGGAATCCTAAATCAAAAATGTATTAAGTCGCTTTAATGCGGCTTGATTTTTTTGAATTGATTAAATGTTTCATCTCAATGTTTGTATTGCTAATAAAACAGCCAATTACTCCTAAAATAGTTCAGAAAATAGGAACTTCCTGTCATACTAGCCGCATATAAGAAACAGCTATGTTGAGGTAGTCATCGTGATTTCAGTGGGTATTGTTGGTGGTACAGGTTATACAGGCGTCGAACTTTTACGTCTTTTGTTACGCCATCCGAATGTGCAAGTCACAACCCTGACTTCTCGCACCGAAGCTGGTCGTCGCGTTGATGCGATGTTCCCTAGTTTACGTGGACATACTGATCTTCAATTTTCTGATTTAGATTTAGACGTTCTTAAACAATGTGATGTGGTATTCTTCGCAACACCGCATGGTGTGGCAATGAAGCATGCAGAGGAACTCGTTGCTGCCAATACAAAGGTCATTGATTTAGCTGCAGATTTCCGTCTACAAGATTTAGCAGAGTTTGAAAAATGGTATGGCATGCAACACGCGTGTCCAGAATTATTAAAAGATTCAGTTTATGGTTTGTCAGAACTCAATCGTGAGAAAATTAAACACGCTCAGGTGATTGGGAATCCGGGGTGTTATCCAACGACGGTTCAACTCGGTTTAGCACCCGTTTTAAAATCAAGTGAAGCGTTGGTTAAACCTGAAAGTATTATCATTGATGCAAAATCAGGTGTTTCTGGCGCGGGTCGTAAAGCCAGTCTCAGTGGAATCTATTCTGAAAATGCAGATAATTTCAAAGCTTATGGCGTGGCAGGTCACCGTCATCATCCTGAAATTGTGGAGGCTTTAGAAAATATCTCAGGTCAAAAAGATGTGTTTGATCATATTCTTTTTGTGCCGCATTTGGTGCCAATGATTCGTGGTATGTTGTCGACCATCTACATCGATTTAACTGAAGCAGGTCAGGCAGCGGATTTACAGGCATTGTATGAAGCTTTCTATGCCAATGAAACGTTTGTAGATGTGATGCCTGCGGGCAGTTCGCCTGAAACGCGTTCGGTGCGTGGTGCAAACCAACTTCGTATTGCGCTTTATAAACCACAACCGACAAAATTGGTGGTTTTGGTGGCACAAGATAACTTGGTTAAGGGTGCGGCAGGTCAAGCAATCCAAAACATGAATTTGATGTTTGATTTTGCAGAAGATGCCGGTTTAACCAATATTGGTCTATTACCATAAGAAACGTATTTGAACTTCACACGCATTTAAATTTCGATTTAAATGTGTGTCTTGATTAAAGAAAAAGAGATCACGATGCCGAAGAATGAGTCAAACGAAACCATCCAAAATGATTCAACTGTTAAAACGCCGTTTATGAAAACCAATATGCCGTTGGTATTGGGTGCTGCAATTTTGGTGGTGAGTAGTGGATTACTGGGGTATACGGTTGGACATCGTCAAGGCTTAACCGTCGTCGGTTTTGATGCAGATGCTGAGCAATTGGTTGAAGTGGTTCAAAAGCAAAAGGCAAGCTTAGAAGCATTGAACAAAAGCTATAATGCCGCGGTTCAAGAACGTGATTTAGCGGTAAGTAACTCTAATGATCTCTACACCGGTATGAAAGTGGCGCGTGATGAACATGCACAAGCTGAAAGCTTAAGTGTGATCTATCGTGAAATTCTGCGTCAACGGGGTGGTATTGCACTGGCTGTGCAGCATTTAGGCATTAAACCTTTACCCGATAATGCTTACGAATATCAATTGGATCTCGTTCAAGTCAGCCCAAATCATCGTCGTGCCTCAGGCAGTGTTGAAATTCGTCTGATTAATGGCTCAGAAATTTTAGTGGTGCCCCTTGAAGATAAAAACTTTAATTTTGAAAATTACGAACGTTTAACGGGTCGCTGGACCATGCCGAAAGGCTTTAGCCCACAATTTATTGAAGTCCGTTTAACCGGTGGTGCAAAACCGATTGCTCGACGTTTTAGTTGGGGTAAAGGGAAACCAATTGAAAACCAATCTGCTATTTTATCGGAAATTCCGAAAACAGCAGCCAATGCAAATTAAGTGTGAATCTAAAATCTTATGCCAAGCAATAAACGTCAACCGTGTTTAAGCGAAATCAAGAACGCCTTTTACCAATCGGGCATTATCGATTGGCATATTCATCCGCGTTTAGAAAATGAACCGCTTGATGATGAAGAATCGGACATTGCGGTACAAACAGCACCACCAGAATTCAAACGTCCACCGATGTATGCTGTTGTTTTAATGAACGATGATTACACGCCGATGGAGTTTGTAATCGAAATTTTACAACAATACTTTGCAATGAATCTTGACCAAGCGACACAAGTAATGCTAACTGTACATTATGAAGGAAAAGGTGTAGCTGGGGTCTATCCACGAGACATTGCGGAGACCAAAGCGAACCAAGTCAATAATTACGCTCGATATCAAGGTCATCCTTTACTTTGCCAAATAGAGCCTAAAGATTAAGGGGGTTACATGCTCAGTCGTCAATTAGAAGTATCACTACGTTTGGCTGTCAGCATGGCTCGTCAAAAGAGACATGAGTTTCTCACAGTAGAACATTTATTACTGGCATTATTAGACAACGATTCTGCCGTAAATGCGCTCAAAGCATGCGGTGCAGATATTCTAGTGCTGCGTAAAGAACTCGAAGAATACGTTGAGCAACATACACCAAAGCTCGGTGAAAATAACGACCAAGCACCACATCCAACCGAAAGTTTTGATCGCATTTTGCAACGTGCTATTTTCCACGTGCAATCGAGCGGTGGCGACCGTACTGTTGAAGGTGCAGATATCTTGGTTGCGATGTATTCTGAGCGTGACTCCTTTGCCGTTTACTTATTGAAACGTCATCAAATCAATCGTTTGACACTCACACAATATTTGGCGCATGGTACACGTAAAGAAGAAGTCCACGCTGAAGAAGAAGTGGAAGAGCTTGATGGTGAAACAACCAGTTCTGCCAATTCAGGTCCACTTGATCTGTATACCACCAATTTAAACATTGAAGCGCAAAAGGGTAAAACGGATCCTTTAATTGGGCGTGAAAAAGAAATTGAGCGTGCTGCACAAATTTTATGTCGCCGTCGGAAAAATAATCCACTTCTTGTCGGTGATCCAGGGGTTGGTAAAACCTCGATTGCTGAAGGTTTGGCATGGCTGATTGTGAACGGTAAAGCACCAAAACCGCTTGAAAATGCTGAGATTTTTAGTCTTGATATTGGTGCATTGGTCGCAGGCACAAAATATCGTGGTGACTTTGAAAAACGTTTAAAACAACTTTTGAACGCTTTGAAAAAAAAACCCGATGCAGTTTTATTTATTGATGAAATTCATATGATTATTGGTGCAGGCTCAAGCATGGGTAGCAGTATGGATGCATCAAATCTGATTAAACCAGCACTGTCGAATGGTAGCTTACGTTGCATTGGTTCAACGACCTTCCAAGAATATCGTCAAGTCTTTGAAAAAGATCATGCTTTATCGCGCCGTTTCCAAAAAATTGATATCAATGAGCCTTCAATTTCAGAAACGATTGATATTTTACGTGGCTTAAAATCGAAGTTTGAAGAATTTCATTCGGTTGAATATGATGATCAAGCTTTGGTTTCTGCGGTTGAACTGTCTTCTAAATTCATCAATGATCGCTTCTTACCAGATAAAGCCATCGATGTGATTGATGAAGCAGGCGCGCAACGTCGCTTGAAAGCTGAGCAAGAAGATAAAACGATTACCGTTGAAAATATTGAAGATATCGTATCGAAAATTGCACGTATTCCACCAAAAACGGTGTCCAAAGATGATAAGAGTGTTCTAGAGCATCTTGAACGCGACCTAAAACGTGTCGTGTTTGGTCAAGATGAAGCGATTGAAGCGTTAGCATCAGCAATTAAACTTTCTCGTGCCGGACTGAAATCGCCCGACAAACCAGTAGGTAGTTTTGTCTTTGCGGGTCCGACAGGCGTGGGTAAAACAGAAGTGACCAAGCAGCTTGCCAAATTAATGGGCGTTGAATTGGTCCGTTTGGACATGTCTGAGTATATGGAGCGTCATGCCGTTTCACGTTTAATTGGCGCGCCTCCGGGCTATGTGGGCTTCGATCAAGGTGGCTTGCTCACCGATGCGATTCATAAGAATCCGCATTGCGTATTGCTTCTAGATGAAATTGAAAAAGCGCATCCAGATGTCTTTAATTTGTTATTGCAAATTATGGATCATGGGTCATTGACGGACAATAATGGGCGTAAATCTGACTTCCGTAATGTGGTGCTTGTATTGACTACCAATATTGGCGCAGAAAGTATTTCTCGAGTCAGCATTGGCTTCATGGATCAAGACAATAGCAACGATAACCAAGATGCAATGAAAAAAGCATTCTCACCAGAATTCCGTAACCGTTTGGATGGTGTGATTCAATTTAAAGCCTTGCAAAATACGATTATTGAAAATGTGGTCGATAAGTTCTTAACCGAACTACAAGCGCAATTGGATGATAAGAAAGTTGTGCTTGAGGTTGATCAAAGTGCACGTGAATGGATGTCTGAAAATGGCTATGACCGTTTGATGGGTGCACGCCCGATGCAACGTTTAATCCAAGAGCACTTGAAAAAACCACTTGCTGAAATGATTCTCTTTGGTGAGCTTGCTGAAAATGGCGGTAATGTGGCTGTTTCAGTGAAGAAAGAAAATGGTAAAGCAGTCGGTCTAAAACTTGAAGTGTTTGAAGATTCAACCGCTGAACCGGCTTAAATTTTCTGATGAGAAAAACCCGTGTAAACACGGGTTTTTTTGTATATTCCATTTGTTAAGAACTTAAAAATGATGATCACGGATTTATCTGTAACGAAGCTTTTAACCACATTAGGGTTATTTTTTCTGACTGCTTTAATGGAAATACTTGGTTGTTATTTTCCTTACCTGATTTTAAATCAAGGTCGTAGTCACTGGTTTTGGATTCCAACCGCCTTAGTATTGGCTATTTTTGTTTGGTTACTTACTTTGCATCCTGCTGCATCGGGTCGTATTTATGCTGCATATGGGGGAATCTATATTTTCTCGGCACTGATGTGGCTAAAGTTTGTTGACCACGTGAGTCTATCTCGTTGGGATGTGTTAGGCGGGGCGATTGTTATTGCAGGTGCATTGATCATTATTTTGCAACCACAAGGTTTGATTCGATAACTTTTATTGTTGAAAAATAAATCATTGGAGGGATCGTCTTTTTAATCTCATTATTTTGTTTAAATCAACGCTACATAAAAAAAGCACCCGAAGGTGCTTTCGTTTAAGCTAAAAGCTTAGTCTTTTTTAAGGTTTTCATTAAGCAAGAATTCAACCAATGCTTTTTGAGCATGTAAACGGTTTTCTGCTTCATCCCAAACCACGGCATTTTTGTGATCAAGCATGTTTTCTGAAATTTCTTCACCGCGATGCGCAGGTAAACAATGCATAAATAAGCAATCAGGGTGTGCAATATCCATTAGGCGCTCATTCACTTGATAGTCTGCAAATGCCTTTTCACGGATTTTTTGCTCTTCTTCTTGTCCCATGCTCGCCCAAACATCGGTCACGATGAGATCAGCATTGACCGCAGCATCTTCAGCTGAATCTACCAATTCAACACAATGCGCAAATTCAGTTAAGAATTTTTCTTGTGGTTCATAACCTTTAGGCGCAGCAATTTTTAAATTAAAGCCCCACATATGTGCAGCTTCAATATATGAGTTACACATATTGTTGCCGTCACCGATCCAAGCCACTGTTTTACCTTCGATTGAACCGCGTTGTTCAAGGAAGGTTTGCATGTCAGCGAGCAGTTGGCAAGGGTGATGATCATCGGTCAATGCATTGATTACAGGAACTTTTGAATACGATGCAAAGCGTTCCACGATGTCATGACCAAAAGTACGAATCATCACAATATCAAGCATGCTTGATATGACACGTGCAGAATCTTCAACGGGTTCGCCACGACCTAATTGCGAATCGCGAGAAGAAAGGAAAATTGCGCTACCGCCAAATTGGCTCATGCCAGCTTCAAACGAAACACGTGTGCGAGTACTCGATTTTTCAAAAATCATACCCATGACTTTGCCAACAAAGGGTTGGAAAACTTCATTGTTATGCTGTTTGCGCTTCAGTTCAATTGCGCGTTGCAAAATTTGGTTCAGTTCTAAAGTCGATAAATCACGTAAAGTTAGAAAGTGACGGAGAGCCATCAGTTACTCCACAATAATCGCTGAAAATATATGATCAACAATCAGTTGTTGGTTGGTTAAGAAAAAATACGGAATCGGCTAATATACTATATGACAGGCAAATTGCAAAAGAACTAACGGTTTTGATGGGCGTCTAGAAAGCGATCGACACAATAACTGATGTATTTGTTGGTTTCTTGAGCATTTTCTTGAGCAGGAATGCCCATTAAAATGCGCCATTCTAAATTTCTCAAAATGCCAAAATAAAGTTGCGCTGAATATTCAGGATTTTCACAATATAACAACCCCTGATCATGAGCATTTTGTAGTGCATTGCTAATCACTTGTTGAATATACACCGGCCCACGCTCATGAATATGCAATGCAATATCCGGATTGCGTTGACTTTGCTCCAACACCAAACGCATAAAGGCTGAATTTTCAGGGGCAACAATATGTCGATAAAAATTAATCAATGTGTCAATCAGGTAACTACGTAAATCACTCGTCATGCGTTCAATCGGTAAGCTGATATCTTCAAAAAACTGATGGCGGCGATAATCACAAATGGCTTTAAATAAACCTTCTTTATTGCCAAAGTATTTATAAATAGAGGCTTTCGAGCCGCCAGCATGATTGACAATATCATCGAGTGAGACATTGTCATAACCACGGTCTAGGAATAATTGTGTGGCACTCATCAGTAAAGCAACACAGCGTTCATGTCCGCGCTTGGTGGGAGGCACATCTTTAGCCAAGGGCTCTAATTGAACGTGTACTTGCATATTAAAGTGCATCGATAGAATAAGAAATCAGTTGCGATTATAACAACTTTGTGAGCACATTTCAGAAATACCCTATGGTTGATATTTCGTCAGACAATACATCTATAAAATACTTGAATATTTGACTAAAGTTTTAGAGTATTTATTCTATACAGCCATAGCGCGGCTAAGCCAAATGGGTATACTCAAAATTCAATAAGTATAGCGAAGACTGTGGAAAGGACTATGACACAAAAAATGTCTGCAGGTTTAAAATTTAGACAAGCATTAGAAATCGAAAAACCACTACAAATTATGGGCACAGTAAATGCCTATTCAGCCATGATGGCGACCCAAGTGGGTTATAAAGCGATTTATGTTTCGGGTGCAGGTGTCGCCAACTATTCCTATGGTTTACCTGATTTAGGCATGACCAGTCTGGATAATGTCCTTGAAGATGTACGACGTATCACAGAGCGTGTCGATACGCCACTGTTGGTTGATATCGATACAGGTTGGGGTGGTGCATTTAATATTGCGCGTAGCATCAAACAGATGATTGCAGCAGGTGCAGCAGCCGTTCATATTGAAGATCAGGTGGCACAAAAACGTTGTGGACATCGTCCCAATAAAGAAATTGTGACCCAACAAGAAATGGTGGATCGTGTTAAAGCCGCAGTTGATGCAAAAACTGATTCAGACTTTGTGGTTATGGCACGTACGGATGCTTTACAAAAAGAAGGCTTACAAGCGGTAATTGATCGTGCTTGTGCGTGTGTGGAAGCAGGTGCAGATGCCATTTTTGCTGAAGCCATGACGGACATTAGCATGTATAAAACAGTGTGTGATGCGGTGGGTGTGCCTGTACTTGCCAATTTAACCGAATTTGGTGACACACCTTACTACACGGTAGATGAATTGGGTGAACAAGGTATTCGTATGGTGTTGTATCCATTAACCGCAACACGTGCAATGCAAAAAGCGGCATTAGAAGTGATGCAATCGGTACGTCAACATGGCACACAAGTGAATGTACTGGATAAAATGCAACAACGAAAAGAATTATACGAATTTTTAGACTATCACAGCTTTGAAAATACCTTAGATAAACTGTTTAAGCAGGAGAATTAAAAGAATGGCTGAAGGAAAAGTACTCACAGGCGCGGGATTGCGCGGACAAGTGGCAGGTAAAACTGCACTTTCAACTGTTGGCAAAAGTGGTGCAGGTCTCACCTATCGGGGTTACGATGTTCAGGATCTTGCAGAAAATTGCCAATTTGAAGAAGTGGCTTATTTAATCTTCTTTGGTGAATTGCCAAGTACTGAGCAATTGGCTCAATATAAAGCAAAACTTAAATCTTTACGTGCTTTGCCACAGGCCTTGAAAGAAGTGTTGGAACGTATTCCTGCGGATTCGCATCCAATGGATGTGATGCGTACGGGTGTGTCTATGCTCGGTAACATTGAAACTGAAGCAAGTTTTACCGATCAGCAAGATGTGGCAGATCGTATTCTCGCAACATTACCTGCGATTATTTGCTATTGGTACCGCTATAGCCATGACGGCGTACGTATTGAGGAAAATACGGATGATGACTCAATTGGTGCGCAATTCTTGCATTTGCTGCGTGGTGAAAAGCCGAATGAATTGCATGAACAAGTCATGAATGTATCTTTGATTTTGTATGCTGAGCATGAGTTTAATGCTTCGACATTTACAGCGCGTGTTTGTGCATCCACTTTATCGGATATGCATTCGTGCATTACCGGTGCAATTGGTTCATTGCGTGGTCCATTGCATGGTGGTGCCAATGAAGCTGCAATGGAAATGATTGAGAACTGGACATCCGCAGACGAAGCAGAACGTGAAATGTTGGGTAAGCTTGAGCGTAAAGAAAAGATCATGGGCTTCGGTCATGCGATTTATAAAGACAATGATCCAAGGAATGGCATTATCAAAATTTGGTCTGAGCGTTTAGCCAAAGATGTGGGCGACACCGTACTCTATCCAGTGTCCGTGCGCTGTGAAGAAGTGATGTGGCGTGAAAAGAAACTTTTCTGTAATGCTGATTTCTTCCATGCATCGGCTTATCACTTTATGGGCATTCCGACCAAACTGTTTACGCCAATTTTTGTGATGTCACGTGTTACAGGTTGGGCAGCCCATGTG encodes:
- a CDS encoding YnfA family protein; translated protein: MMITDLSVTKLLTTLGLFFLTALMEILGCYFPYLILNQGRSHWFWIPTALVLAIFVWLLTLHPAASGRIYAAYGGIYIFSALMWLKFVDHVSLSRWDVLGGAIVIAGALIIILQPQGLIR
- the clpS gene encoding ATP-dependent Clp protease adapter ClpS — translated: MPSNKRQPCLSEIKNAFYQSGIIDWHIHPRLENEPLDDEESDIAVQTAPPEFKRPPMYAVVLMNDDYTPMEFVIEILQQYFAMNLDQATQVMLTVHYEGKGVAGVYPRDIAETKANQVNNYARYQGHPLLCQIEPKD
- the argC gene encoding N-acetyl-gamma-glutamyl-phosphate reductase, with the translated sequence MISVGIVGGTGYTGVELLRLLLRHPNVQVTTLTSRTEAGRRVDAMFPSLRGHTDLQFSDLDLDVLKQCDVVFFATPHGVAMKHAEELVAANTKVIDLAADFRLQDLAEFEKWYGMQHACPELLKDSVYGLSELNREKIKHAQVIGNPGCYPTTVQLGLAPVLKSSEALVKPESIIIDAKSGVSGAGRKASLSGIYSENADNFKAYGVAGHRHHPEIVEALENISGQKDVFDHILFVPHLVPMIRGMLSTIYIDLTEAGQAADLQALYEAFYANETFVDVMPAGSSPETRSVRGANQLRIALYKPQPTKLVVLVAQDNLVKGAAGQAIQNMNLMFDFAEDAGLTNIGLLP
- the clpA gene encoding ATP-dependent Clp protease ATP-binding subunit ClpA, whose translation is MLSRQLEVSLRLAVSMARQKRHEFLTVEHLLLALLDNDSAVNALKACGADILVLRKELEEYVEQHTPKLGENNDQAPHPTESFDRILQRAIFHVQSSGGDRTVEGADILVAMYSERDSFAVYLLKRHQINRLTLTQYLAHGTRKEEVHAEEEVEELDGETTSSANSGPLDLYTTNLNIEAQKGKTDPLIGREKEIERAAQILCRRRKNNPLLVGDPGVGKTSIAEGLAWLIVNGKAPKPLENAEIFSLDIGALVAGTKYRGDFEKRLKQLLNALKKKPDAVLFIDEIHMIIGAGSSMGSSMDASNLIKPALSNGSLRCIGSTTFQEYRQVFEKDHALSRRFQKIDINEPSISETIDILRGLKSKFEEFHSVEYDDQALVSAVELSSKFINDRFLPDKAIDVIDEAGAQRRLKAEQEDKTITVENIEDIVSKIARIPPKTVSKDDKSVLEHLERDLKRVVFGQDEAIEALASAIKLSRAGLKSPDKPVGSFVFAGPTGVGKTEVTKQLAKLMGVELVRLDMSEYMERHAVSRLIGAPPGYVGFDQGGLLTDAIHKNPHCVLLLDEIEKAHPDVFNLLLQIMDHGSLTDNNGRKSDFRNVVLVLTTNIGAESISRVSIGFMDQDNSNDNQDAMKKAFSPEFRNRLDGVIQFKALQNTIIENVVDKFLTELQAQLDDKKVVLEVDQSAREWMSENGYDRLMGARPMQRLIQEHLKKPLAEMILFGELAENGGNVAVSVKKENGKAVGLKLEVFEDSTAEPA
- a CDS encoding DUF6776 family protein, whose protein sequence is MPKNESNETIQNDSTVKTPFMKTNMPLVLGAAILVVSSGLLGYTVGHRQGLTVVGFDADAEQLVEVVQKQKASLEALNKSYNAAVQERDLAVSNSNDLYTGMKVARDEHAQAESLSVIYREILRQRGGIALAVQHLGIKPLPDNAYEYQLDLVQVSPNHRRASGSVEIRLINGSEILVVPLEDKNFNFENYERLTGRWTMPKGFSPQFIEVRLTGGAKPIARRFSWGKGKPIENQSAILSEIPKTAANAN